The genomic window CGGGCCAAGCGTCAGCTCTGCGGTTTTGCGCTCTACTCCCCTCATGCCCACCATCCGGACTGCCGCCGACCTCGGCCTGCGCCTGCGCACCGCCGCCGACATTCCCGACCTCATCGGCGCGGCGTATGGGGCCGACAGCGTCATCTTGCACGCAGACGACCTCGCGCCCGAGTTTCTGGACCTCCGCAGCGGCCTGCTGGGCGAACTGTTTCAGAAGGCCACCAATTACCGCCTGCCGTTGGCACTCGTTCTTGCAGACACTGACGCTTACGGCCCCCGCTTCAGCGAACTGGCGCTCGAACATCGCCAGCACCCGCTGATTTGCTTTTTCGATTCGGAAGAGGCGGCGCGGGCGTGGCTGGAACGGGTCTAGCCGCCTGACCCCAGGCCCGCAGCCGATAAGCTAAACTGAATTACGGTGCTGTGCGCCGTGCTTTTTTTTGACCCCTGTGCAGGTGGCAAGGAGACAAAGAAAGTAAGTCTGGGCGCATG from Deinococcus radiodurans R1 = ATCC 13939 = DSM 20539 includes these protein-coding regions:
- a CDS encoding DUF4180 domain-containing protein — encoded protein: MPTIRTAADLGLRLRTAADIPDLIGAAYGADSVILHADDLAPEFLDLRSGLLGELFQKATNYRLPLALVLADTDAYGPRFSELALEHRQHPLICFFDSEEAARAWLERV